The Spirochaeta cellobiosiphila DSM 17781 genome contains the following window.
ATCTTCGCCATGAAGTTACAATGGTTACCTACTTCTGGCTGGATAACAGGTCGTCATGGGGCCTGGACTTTAATTATGCCAGTAATAACATTGATGTTTCCTTATTTTGCCAATATAGCAAGATTATCAAGAGCTAGTATTTTAGAAATATTACGAAGTGATTATGTGAGAACAGCACGTGCCAAAGGCTTGAAAGAATCTGTGATCATTTTTAAGCATGTTCTAAAGGGTGGAATGTTGCCTGTTGTAAGTTATTTAGGACCTGCTTTAGCCGGAATTTTAGTTGGATCTGTTGTTGTAGAACAAATATTTCGGGTTCCTGGATTAGGGACTTTCTTTGTTAAGTCAGCTTTTAATCGTGATTACACATTGATATTAGGAACTGTAATTGTGTACTCCGTTCTATTGGTATTGTTAAATTTTATAGTGGATATAGTGTATTCCATTCTGGATCCTCGAGTCAGCTATAAATAGGAGATAAGTAAAATAATGAGTAATGAAAAAAACTCTGTGACTAGTTCTGAAGAACCTAAAGCAGATGAAAATACATTTAGTATGTCTGTTAAAGGGTCCAGTTTAACACAGGACGCTTGGCGACGATTAAAGAAAAATAAAATGGCTATGTTTGGATTGGGAATTTTTATTTTCTATGCCTTTATAGCGTTTCTTGGACCTTATATCCTCCCCATTTATTCTTACAAATTCCAGGTGATTGATCATATTCATCTACCACCATCCTTAACAAAGACGGCGGGAGAGTTATGGTATGAAAAAGAGTCTACCCATATGAAGGCTATTGCTGCTAAAGAAGGTAGAGAATTAAATGCAGAAGAAAAAGCTGAACTAGATGATATGATCTATCGTATTCATAATGAAACTAAGGTTATAAATGGAAAAACAGTGAAAATCCATGAACGTCATTACCTTCTGGGTACTGATTATCTTGGGAGGGATTTGCTGTCTCGTATTATCTATGGTGGTCGAATCTCCATACTGGTCGGCCTTGTTGGTGCACTGGTTGCTGTATTTATTGGAATTGTATTAGGTGCCCTGGCAGGATTCATGGGTGGTACTGTAGATGCTATAATATCAAGAGTCATTGATGTTATGTATAGCTTACCTTACATGCTCATGGTAATCATTTTTATGGCAATATTCGGTCAAAACATTTTTAACCTTTTCTTGGCTTTAGCCTTGGTGTCTTGGTTAACCGTTGCCCGGGTTGTTCGGGGGCAAATTATTTCATTAAAAAATTCTGAGTTTGTTGAAGCTGCTAGAAGTATTGGCGCTGGGACTTGGAGAATTATATTCAGACATTTATTGCCTAATACATTAGGTGTCATTATTGTATTCACAACACTTCGTATTCCGTCATTTATTATGAGTGAATCATTTTTATCTTTCTTAGGTTTAGGAATATCTGCTCCTATGGCTTCCTGGGGAACATTACTGAAAGATGCTATTGATGGTATGAGTCTATTTCCTTGGAAATTAATCTATCCCGCTGGTGCCATGATCCTCTTTTTGTTTTCTATGAACTTTTTAGGTGATGGCCTAAGAGATGCTTTCGATCCAGAAAGTAGAAATTAAAGGAGGTGAACGTAGTGAGTAATGAAGTGATCTTAGAAGTAAAAGATCTTAAAACATATTTTAAAACTGATCAGGGCATATTGAAGGCTGTTGACGGTGTTTCCTTTGAATTAAAAAAGGGGGAAACTTTAGGTATTGTAGGAGAATCCGGTTCTGGTAAATCGGTAACCAATATGTCTGTCATGAAGCTGATCCCCCAACCACCGGGACGATATGAGGGGGGTGAAATCCTTTTTGAAGGTCGTGATGTTTTGAAAATGTCTGAATCAGAACTTCGCCAAATGCGTGGTAACAAAATATCAATGATCTTTCAAAATCCCATGACTAGTTTGAATCCTTTTCTTAAGATATCTACTCAGTTGATTGAAACTATTATGTTACATCAAAAGTTAAACAAAAAAGCCGCTCGGGAACGAGCTATTGAAATGCTTAAGTTAGTTGGTATTCCTGGAGCAGAGAACAGAGTTGATGCTTATCCTCACCAATTTTCTGGAGGGATGAGACAACGGGTAATGATTGCGATTGCCTTAAGTTGTAATCCGGAAATCCTTATCGCCGATGAACCAACAACCGCTTTGGATGTAACCATTCAAGCTCAGATCCTGGAGTTAATGAATTCACTTGCACAGAAATTTGGAACAGCTACCATTATGATTACCCACGACTTGGGTGTTGTCGCTGGGATGTGCGATCGAGTTTGTGTTATGTATGCAGGGAAAATAGTGGAAAGAGCGTCTAATGATGATCTTTTTATGGAACCAAAACATCCATATACTCAAGGTTTAATTAAATCTGTTCCAAGATTGGACAAAACAAATGATAAACGTCTTTATTCTATCCCTGGGCAACCACCAAATGTCATCAACCTGCCGGATTGCTGTCCATTTTATCCAAGATGTGAGTATGCAATGGATGTTTGTAAAAACAAGTATCCAGATGAAATTAAATTAAGCGAAGGGCGAACAGTAAGTTGTTGGTTGTATGCAGATAAGGAGACAAAGAATGGAAAATGATAAGACTGAAATCTTATTAGAAGTAAAAAATTTAAAACAACATTTTCCATTGGATGGTGGTTTCTTATTTAAGAAGAAGGTGGGAGCTATTCGCGCTGTCGATGGTGTATCTTTTGAACTACGGAGAGGAGAAACTCTTGGTCTCGTTGGTGAATCGGGTTGTGGTAAATCCACTACAGCGAGAGCTATAGCTCAATTGTATAAACCAACTGCTGGTGAAGTCATCTTAGATGGTGAAGATCTTAATAAATTATCACCTAAAGAAATGGTAACAAGAAGACGAGACGTACAAATGGTCTTTCAAGACCCTTATGCTAGTTTGAATCCACGAATGACTGTTGGAGATATTATTGCAGAGCCAATGATAATTTTTTCCAATAAAAAGGTAATCGTTCGATCAAAATCTGAAATAGCTGATCGTGTTGAATGGTTGATGGAAAAAGTTGGTTTGAATAAACGTTTCAAAAATCGATATCCCCATGAGTTTTCTGGTGGGCAGAGACAACGAATTGGAATAGCAAGGGCTCTTGCTTTAAATCCAAAACTTATCCTTGCGGATGAACCTGTTTCTGCGTTGGATGTCTCTATCCAATCTCAGATATTAAATCTTTTAAAGGATTTACAAGAAGAGTTTGGACTTACTTATTTATTTATAGCCCATGACCTTGCCGTTATTGAATACATTTGTGACCGTATTGCTGTTATGTATTTAGGTACTATGGTTGAGATCAGTCCCAGTAGTGGTTTATATAAGAATCCTTTGCACCCTTATACCAAAGCGCTTTTATCAGCTGTACCTATCCCTGATCCTGAGATTGAAAGAAAAAGAAAACGTATAACCTTAGAGGGCGACGTTCCAAGTCCAGATACAGAACGGGTTGGTTGTTACTTTTATGATAGGTGTGCTTTTAGAATGGACCATTGTAAAAATAATATCCCTAAACTTTCTAAGGTAGAAGGTGATCATAAAGTAGCCTGTTTCTTATATCATGATGTGGACGGAAAACTTTTAGAAAAAAATTAGATTATTTAGTTATTATTGATGAAGGGCTTGTTAAGCTTTGAGGAGAGTAGTTCTCCCCATGTGACAAGCTCTTTTTTTTGGTTTAATGATCTTTTTTCAATGTCTAGTGAACCTATATTCATAGAATTGATTGTTAGAGTACACATTCCCTTTGGTTGGATATCTTTTTTCTTATTAGTTTGTATAGAGTGAAAGACGGATGATGTTAATTCAATGCTTTCAATACTTTCAATGTTACCTATCATTTTTTTTCCAATTATCCCTAAACCATAAAAATGAATAAAAGAATTATGGGATAAGTCAAAGGTCCAATACTCATTATATAGACTGGCTAATAAGGTTATAAAAATAACTATGACTATAAAAGCATTGATGTCTTTTAGCAAAATGGCGGATATAATTAAACTGAGACAGATTAGCCCATTAATAATACGCATGATTTTAGATAGGCGAAATACTAATGCGTTCTCTTTTATTATTAATTTTAGTTGAGATCCAAACACTAAAGACTCCTTAAATACAAGGGGAGATCAAAAATATTGTTAATATGAGGGAAAGGATGTTTCTTATATTCATTATCATATTCATCTACCAATAATACATGTCCACCCATTTCCTGAAAAGGATACAAGTATTTGGGATGATCATCAATGAATAGTGTGTTCTCTATTGTGTAATGAGCGACATCGAGAGCTTTAGTATAACTGGATATATGAGGTTTGCCTTTGAGATTATTATATTCTATGTCAAAAATGTGTTCAAAGCAGTGGGTGATTTCTAAATAGTCTAGAACACGTAAGGCATGATCTCGAGGAGCGTTTGTCAATATCGACATAGGTAGCTTTAAGGACGAAAGCATCTGTGTCAAATTTCTTTCACGTTTGAGGTACTTGTGTATGTTCTTTGGATGCACTGCGTCAAAGAAAGACGTGATATCGGTTAAGCCTTTTGTTTTACGTAACCATTCGAGAGTTGTACCATATCTTTTGTTTTCTTTTCTAAGGACAAGTGCTTCTTCAATGGTAACACCTAAATAATTGGCAACAAATTCATTCATTCGTTGATTAATGGCTTCACTAAAACCCCAAGATCCTTGATAGAGAGTGTTATCGAGATCAAATAAAAGATATTTCATTGTATTTATTCTATAATTACCACAGAAAGGGTTTGTCCTTTCGTCGATATCTCCTGTAAATGATTCAAGGGATCAGTCAATTTTTGCCCTTTATAAATATAGTAATAGTGATGTTTTCCTGCTAACAATTTAAGGGATACTGAATATACACCTTGTTCTTTTTCAATCATGGGAGTGAAAAAAGGATCATAATTATTAAAATCACCACAAAGGTAGACTGTCTGCCCCGGTTCAGCTCTGAATGAGAATTGTACGACATTAGGTTCAATGATTTGTGGGCTTTGTAAGTAATTGTATTTCTTATCCGTAAGGGATATCCGTGAGATTTCTGTTCCCCATGAATCAGTTTCTGTATTTGGATTAGTGGGATCAGGCTTCCATAATCCATTTTCGATGATTCTATATTGAAGATCATTTTCATCACTACTCAATGGATATAGATAGAAAAATACCCCTTTTTCATTTCTTTTAAAAAGATGAATTTTTTTATAGTTTTCATTTTCAAAAGCAATTCCTACCATTCTTGTATTACCAGTTGGTTTCTGTGTGAATAAGATATTTCCATTCCATAGTCTTGGCTCACTAGCCTTATCTAGAACTGATAATGTTAGATGGGTTGCTAATTGATTAACAGGCTGTATATCATTTGACCAGCCCATATGGCTAACGAGTATAGTAATTAGTATAATAAATAGTTGTTTAACGGTTCTCATAATTCTGATATATTTAAATTCGGTTGCTATCTTAACTGACTTTAATAAGATTGGTTCAATAAACCTTTATAAAGGGACGATAATTTCTGTATGCCAAGTCTGGATGCTATTGAAGATATAAAACGACAAATTCAGTCTTTCGCTAATGAACCTACTATAAGACAGGAACGAGGCGAGGATTTAGAAGATATACAACCACCTGTATCAGATATTTCTGAAGATCTCAATTCTTTGCTGGAAGAAACAAGAGAAGAATTGGATCAAGAGCCTGAACCGGCACCTGAAGAGGAATATTCAGATCTAGATATTGATTCCTTTTTTGATGATGATCTGGATTTACCAGAAGACGGTAATCTTTCTGTTCCTGATGATTTGTTCGGTGATGACTTACTATCTGATGAACCATTTTCAGATGATGCTTTCTCTGACTCGGTTGAGAATCAGGATGAAGATTTTTCTGACTTTGATCTTGATGAGGTCGGTGAGATTCCTGAAATTGAAGACTCACTCGAGGAACAGACCGATGATCTCGATGTTCTAGAAAACTTTGATGATGTTCCAGATTTGGAATCCAGTACAGAAGATCAAGAGGATTCTTTTGGCATTGACAACAATGTGGAATTTGAAAGTAAGGATGTTACTCAGAATGATAGCCTTGATGATGACCTAGATCCTTCTGTTGATACTGCTGCTTTAGCAGCATTTGATTCAGATATGGATTTTTCTATTGATGATGATTTGGCTGAATTATCAGCTAATATAAATGATCCTTCAAATGATGAAGAGTCCAGTGTAGAGGAAGAACCTCCTGTTGATGGTTTAGATATCACTTCTGAACCAGACAGTCCTCGAGATTTGGATATTGATTTAGATGATTCTATTGATATTGAAGAAGAATCTTTTGATGAACTGGAAGATATTCCTGAGATGGAAACTTCGGGAGACCTTGATCTTGATTTGCCTGATTTTGGTGAGGACATGGGTGATCCAGGTTTTAGTGATGAAGACTTTGAGTTTTCCTTCGATGAAGATTTATCAGACAAACCTAGTGACAGTACTCCTGATGAATTAGAAGAATTTTCTTTAGATGATCCAATAAAAGAACAAGCCTCCACTGATGATGATATGGTTTTTCCAGATTTTTCAAATGATATGGAATTGGATTCCTCTTCTGATGATGAATTTTCAATCGAAACTAATATCTCCGATGATTTTCCTGAATTAGCCAGTTTTGATAGTGATGATGATTTTGAGTCTAATGAAGATGATGAATTTGATTTAGGTGATTTTGGTAGTGAATTTGGTCTAAATGAAGAAGACGATTTGCTATCTGATCCTGGAAGCCTGAATCCTGCAATGGATATGAGCCTTGATAAGGGTGAACAACCAGGTGAGTTTGAAATATCAGAAGAGGAATTTAAAAAACTTCAAAGAAAGTTAGGAACCCTACCTCTAAACTTAAGGATTGCTATTGAAGAAGCTATTGGAGAAAAGGATCTGTCAACTGAGGATAATCAAAGAATTATAAATATGTTGATTAAAGATGCTTCTCCTAAAGCTCTGGCTAAGACGGTTGGGGATATCTTAGGAAAAGTAATCAGAATCCCTTCTGGATTTAAAGAAAGTGGACTTGAGTTAGATCGAAAGCGATCTACTCTCCTATATAATGCGGTTCATATAATGCTTCCCATCATAAGGAATGCATTTTTATTAAGTATATTGACTGGTGTTTTAATTATATTGGGATATCAGTTCGCATATAGACCATTAAAGGCAAAGAATTTATATACGCGGGGCTATGAGAGTGTTCTGGATGACGACTATGAATTGGGCAAAGAAGATTTTAGATTGGCCTGGAATACATGGAAAGATAAAAGTTGGTTTTACAAATACGCAGAAGCCTATTTGAGTCGTCGACAGTATGATTACGCAGCAGAAAAGTATAGTCAATTAATTCAGAATTATCCTAAAGAAACAAATGGCTACCTGGAATGGGCCAAAATGGCTAGTAACGATCGTAATGACTATGCTGAAGCCGAACGTATTTTGAAGATGGGCTTAGATATAAATCGTAATGATTACGACTTGAAACTCTATCTTGGTGATAACTATCTTGAATGGGCTTATGAAGATCCCTCCTACTTTGAATCTGCTAGGCGTTCCTATGCTGAGTTGCGACAGGAAGCTGGAGGCAAGAATGAAATCTGGATGAGAATGTTAAGGCTTTTTATACGTACTGATAATATAAAAGAAGTAAATAGGATCAAAGATATGTATCTTGATGTTCCAGCAAGGAATCTGGCCAGTTTTGGGGATACTTGGGCAGAATTAGGAGGATATCTTATAGATAGGGATGAAATTTCTGATGTTGAATCTATACTTTTAAAATCCTATGAAATTAATCCGTCTTATCCTGAAACACATTATGAATTAGCCAGATATTTTGATCAAATAGGTAAGGAGGGAGATGAAAAGAAGGCCCTGACTTCCGCTTTATATTTTTTTGAACAATCCATGCCTTTATCTCAGAGGCGTCTTCCTAAGCTAGTAGACACTCATAAACGAATCGGAAAGTTGCAGTATGATGAAGGGGATTATCTGTCTGCAGAACAATCTTATGGGGCTGCTTTAAATATTTATGAAGATAGTAAGTCTAGAGGATTAATGTCTGCACGTAAAGAATTTGGTGAAATATACAAATTAATGGGAGACCTCAACTATTATGTGTCACATGATTATCAGACCGCTTTAGACTATTATGTTGAAGGGGAGAGGAATTATTATCAAGAACCAGAAGTGAATTATAGAAAAGGATTCGTTTACTATCTACAAAATAAGTTTAAGAAATCTCTCGATGAGTTTTATGACTCTTTGGACTCAATTGAGAATAATGAAAACCTTCGTTATGCTATGGCGAATACTTTGTATAGGAGAAAGGATTATTATGCTGCTCGCGGATATTATGAGGGTCTTAAGAAGGACCTTGAGGCCAAATATCAATCCATAGACATGTTGCTTCCTGAAGATAACCCCGATCATGAATATCTAGTTGAGGATTTGTATAAGGTTTACAACAATTTAGGTGTCTCACTTGTGCAGGTATCACGTAGGATGGGAGATAATTCAAAAAAAGGAGAAGCCCAGTATTATTTTACTAAGGCTTCTGAATTAATCGATAATTTGTCAAGAGATCCAGATTCAGGTGTTCGAGAAGAGCTTGCTAATTTGCCTTATGTGAACTCAAGATTACTATTATATCCTCAGTCAGAAGCAGACCTAGAGATATATCAAGATATTCCTAGGGACTTGCAATCAGATCAGTTTTAAAATTAGACACTAACCATCCAATTGTATTTATCCTCTTTTGAACCATATTGAATACCTTTTAATGTTAAAAGAAGTTCCTTGGTCAGTTCTCCCATTTTTCCAGCATTAAAGACTTTTGTTTTGCCTTTATGGGTCATTGATTCTAAAAAGCTGATTCCTGCTGCTGTACCAGTTACAAAACATTCCTTGCCAGCATCCAAGGCTTCTTCGATTGATATTTGTCGTTCTACGACGGTCAATCCCATATCGACAGCTAGTGTCATAATGCTTTTTCTAGTGATGCCAGGTAGAATCGTATCTCCTAAAGATGGAGTTACAAGCGTGCCATCATTTAGAAGTATAAAAAAATTACTACTAGAGCCTTCTTCTATGTACTTGCTCTCCATACTATCGAGAAATATAGCCTCCATATAGCCTTGTTGCTCTGCTTCTTTTTTAGCAAGTGTGGGAATGACATAATTAGCATCACATTTTATCCAACCTGTACCTCGTTTAGTAGCACGAATACGGTCTGTTGTAATTGCTTTTGAGCTTCCTGTTCCAAAATAAGAACTTACTGGTGTTGATATAACAATAAACCAGGGGGCTTCACTATATCCTAAGCCGATAGCCGCTTCTGAATAAGTAAATGGTCTTATATAGATAGAATGACCTGATAGAAAATTATCTTTTTCCCAAACACTAGCGTATTCTGGCGTAAAACCTAGTTCTTGATTTCTTTTAGCTATCCCTTTAACAGCATTCAGGAATACTTTTTCATCAATCCCAGGCATATGAAGACCCTCCATAGAACTTTTCATTCTTTTAGCATTTTCATCAGGTCTGAATATTTTTAAGCTACCATCTTTTTGAGGAAACGCTTTTAATCCTTCAAAGCATCCCATACCGTACTGGCTTGTATAGGAAACCATTGGCAATTGCCCTAGTTCATTTCTTTTGGCTAATAGTTCTGATTTATCTTGAGATGAAAGTTGAAGCTCTTCTTCAAAAGAGAAATGCTTCTTTTCTTCAAAATTTCCTTTCCAAGATTGATTTATATATTTTGCTGTATAAATCCATGGCAAAATTGATAAAGAAAATCCCATTTAAATTTCTCCCTTTTTAATACAGATAAAGCTATTTAATCAGTCCTTTAAAAAAAAGTCCAATCTTACATAAAAGGGCTTGTATTTTTTACAAATACTATGTGTTCGGATAAATATATTGCCATTGGCAGAGTTATCTCCATTATGTCCATATAGAATTGTTAGTAGACCTTTAAAAAAGTAAAGAAAAACTTGACAGAAAAAATTAGCACTGGATATACTGAAACAAATAAGAAGGTTAATGGGTATTATCCATTGATCGATTAAAAAACGGAGGAAAAGTTTTTATGAAGAAGTTTTTACTTTTTTCATTGTTAGTTGCGTTTGTAGCATCATTCGCAATAGCGCAAACCGAAGTATCTGGTGAGCTTAAATTTGGTTATGCATCTGATTTTGATGGTGAAGTAACAAAGGGCTTAAAAGATGACTATAGTAAAGCTGATGTAAAGATTACTGTTGCTAACGAGTTAAATGATTTTACTTCTATTGAAGCTACAATCAAGGCTGATTCAGGTTTTATGGCAGTTGATTCTGCATGGCTTCAGACTGATATTGGATCTTCCTTAGGAGTACTTCCTGTTGTAGCAAAAATTGGTAAATTTGATGCTAGAGGAGAAAGATTTGGTAAGGTTAGCGGTTTTGAAGCAGAAGCCGTTGATGTAAAACTTGGAGGAGATAGTGCAAAAGCTAATTACCAAGTTGATGTAAAACCAGCTGAAGTTTTTAATGTTCGTGTAATTACTGATTTTAAATCAGTGAAAGACGGTTTTATGTATTTCACAGCTTTGGGTTATGGTTCTGCGGCTGATGCAAACTATGAACTAGGTTTCAATACTAATGGTACAAAAGATGCAACAAGTACATTTTTTGCTACAGCAAATTATGAATATGCAACAGATGCTTTTTCTGTCAAACCAGGTGTTAACTTTTCTTACAAGGCTTTAGGTGTTGGTGACACAGAAATAAGTGGCGTTAAGCATACTTATGATGGTGGAAATGAAATCTTCTTTGGTTTGGGTGTTAATGCAGCGGTATCTGATCTTACTCTTACAAGTGGTATGAACTTCGTTTCAGTAAACAGAGAAAAGTGGGACAATGGATCCGATGCTAATAAGTATTCACAGGTACAAAATCTTACTGCTTCAGTAGCGTATAACTTGTTTGAAGGTTTATTCCAACCTTATGTTGGTGTTGATTTTGCTCTTGGTACTAATGAAGACTCTTATAACAAAGACGCAAAAGCTTTCCAATTCTTAGAAGCAGGAGCACAATCTGAAGTATCAGGTGTAACATTTACTTATGGTTACGCTTATATTGCTAAGAAAGATGACAGCGCAACTTATGCTAAACAGTCATTGAACGCACCTATTGATATGGTAGCTGCTGAAAACGATAAAGCTGCAAATGCATTCTTCTTATCTGCAAAGGTTTCTTTCTAATAAGTAATTTTTGTTAGTATTATGCTATATATCCCACCGTCTTTGACGGTGGGTTTTTATTTAAAATCAATCCCCCATAAATTTCTGTATTCCTTATAACTAACATATTATAAGGAGTCATATATGCAGCCATTCAATTCTGTCGTAGTCGAAGGGAATCTGGTAAAAGATCCTGAAACACGAACAACCCCAAACGGTCACAAATTAAGTTTATTTACTGTAGCACACAATTATTATTACAAAGTCGATGGAGAGCAGACTAAGGGAGTCAACTATTTTGACATTGAAGTCTGGAATAGAACATCTGAGTTTGCAGAGGAATATCTATCAAAAGGCACTAATGTAAGAATAGCTGGTATTTTGAGACAGGATCGTTGGAATGATAAAGATGGTCATGTTCGATCTAAAATAAAAATCATTGGGGAACATATTGAGTTCCGTACTTTACGCACAGATAAAAAAGTGACAAATCAATCAGAGTTTGAAGTCACATTTTAGAAAAATTAATTGACATGTCGTTATACTCCTGTGTATAAAGGTATAATCGTTTCTATTAGTAGAAACGGTTATATTTTATCAGGAGCGTATATGCCTAAAGAATATAGACAAGACACTATTATTAAAGTCCTTCCTGGTGAACGATTCACACCCTATTCTCTAGCAGAAAAACTCCATGCAAAAGTTGTTTTAGAATCATCCTCTTTGAATAATGGTAGAGAGCGTTATTCCATTCTTTTAGTAGATGAAGCTTTTAAAATTGTTCAATCGTCTGGTAGAAGCTATATGAAAAAGGGTAATAAATTATTAGAAATAAAAAGTCAGGCTAAAGATATTCTAGATGTTCTTAACTATTTTGCTGAACAACATAGCCCTTTAAAACAAAATTTACCATTTCCTGCAGGTGGATTAGGGTTTCTTAGTTTTGAGTTTTGTCAGTATTGTGATGATATACCTCTCACGAATAATCCAAATCCTCTAAATTTGCCTGAAGCTGTATTTATTTTTGGGCACATTTTTATAATCTTTGATCATTATACAGATGTGATCTATCTGGTTGGTATTAATTACAAAGAAAGTGAAATTAATCTAACAAAAGCAATTGATAGAACTGTTGATGCTATCAATGACTTAAATTTTAACTACCTAGCTCCCAAAGATAATGACTTTGAAGTTGAAGTATTAACAGATTCTTCTGTAGAAGAACAATATAAAGCCAATGTAAGTTTTATAAAAGATGAAATCGTAAAGGGTAATTTACTACAATGTGTCCCTTCAAGAAGATTACAGGTAAAAACTAAATTACCTGCCTTGGAAGCTTACCGGCGACTTCGTTCAAGTAATCCTTCCCCCTATTTATTCTTTTTTAATTTTGATGACTACCAAATGTTTGGTTCTTCTCCAGAAGTTCATGTCAAAGTTCACGAGGGGAAGGCTCTGATTCGACCTATTGCTGGTACAAGAAGGCGTGGGAAGACGAATCAGGAAGATTTGCTACTAGAGAAGGAACTATTAGATGACCCAAAAGAAAGAGCTGAACATCTCATGCTTGTAGATCTAGCGCGGAATGACCTCGGTCGCTTATGTGAAAAAGAAACAGTCCAGGTAACATCCTATGCCCAAGTAGAAAGATATAGTCACGTCATGCATATTGTT
Protein-coding sequences here:
- a CDS encoding ABC transporter permease, giving the protein MTKYIIRRFLGLIPTIFIIITISFFFIRLAPGGPFDTEKAVPDAVMKNLEAKFHMNESMPKQYLRYMWDILHGDLGPSYRYSDHSVNWYIFNSLPNSMLLGGISLFVAVILGVGAGIISAIRQNTWMDYVAMGFSVMGISIPLFVIGPVLMYIFAMKLQWLPTSGWITGRHGAWTLIMPVITLMFPYFANIARLSRASILEILRSDYVRTARAKGLKESVIIFKHVLKGGMLPVVSYLGPALAGILVGSVVVEQIFRVPGLGTFFVKSAFNRDYTLILGTVIVYSVLLVLLNFIVDIVYSILDPRVSYK
- a CDS encoding ABC transporter permease gives rise to the protein MSNEKNSVTSSEEPKADENTFSMSVKGSSLTQDAWRRLKKNKMAMFGLGIFIFYAFIAFLGPYILPIYSYKFQVIDHIHLPPSLTKTAGELWYEKESTHMKAIAAKEGRELNAEEKAELDDMIYRIHNETKVINGKTVKIHERHYLLGTDYLGRDLLSRIIYGGRISILVGLVGALVAVFIGIVLGALAGFMGGTVDAIISRVIDVMYSLPYMLMVIIFMAIFGQNIFNLFLALALVSWLTVARVVRGQIISLKNSEFVEAARSIGAGTWRIIFRHLLPNTLGVIIVFTTLRIPSFIMSESFLSFLGLGISAPMASWGTLLKDAIDGMSLFPWKLIYPAGAMILFLFSMNFLGDGLRDAFDPESRN
- a CDS encoding ABC transporter ATP-binding protein yields the protein MSNEVILEVKDLKTYFKTDQGILKAVDGVSFELKKGETLGIVGESGSGKSVTNMSVMKLIPQPPGRYEGGEILFEGRDVLKMSESELRQMRGNKISMIFQNPMTSLNPFLKISTQLIETIMLHQKLNKKAARERAIEMLKLVGIPGAENRVDAYPHQFSGGMRQRVMIAIALSCNPEILIADEPTTALDVTIQAQILELMNSLAQKFGTATIMITHDLGVVAGMCDRVCVMYAGKIVERASNDDLFMEPKHPYTQGLIKSVPRLDKTNDKRLYSIPGQPPNVINLPDCCPFYPRCEYAMDVCKNKYPDEIKLSEGRTVSCWLYADKETKNGK
- a CDS encoding ABC transporter ATP-binding protein, producing the protein MENDKTEILLEVKNLKQHFPLDGGFLFKKKVGAIRAVDGVSFELRRGETLGLVGESGCGKSTTARAIAQLYKPTAGEVILDGEDLNKLSPKEMVTRRRDVQMVFQDPYASLNPRMTVGDIIAEPMIIFSNKKVIVRSKSEIADRVEWLMEKVGLNKRFKNRYPHEFSGGQRQRIGIARALALNPKLILADEPVSALDVSIQSQILNLLKDLQEEFGLTYLFIAHDLAVIEYICDRIAVMYLGTMVEISPSSGLYKNPLHPYTKALLSAVPIPDPEIERKRKRITLEGDVPSPDTERVGCYFYDRCAFRMDHCKNNIPKLSKVEGDHKVACFLYHDVDGKLLEKN
- a CDS encoding HAD-IA family hydrolase, whose protein sequence is MKYLLFDLDNTLYQGSWGFSEAINQRMNEFVANYLGVTIEEALVLRKENKRYGTTLEWLRKTKGLTDITSFFDAVHPKNIHKYLKRERNLTQMLSSLKLPMSILTNAPRDHALRVLDYLEITHCFEHIFDIEYNNLKGKPHISSYTKALDVAHYTIENTLFIDDHPKYLYPFQEMGGHVLLVDEYDNEYKKHPFPHINNIFDLPLYLRSL
- the flcA gene encoding periplasmic flagellar collar protein FlcA, whose translation is MPSLDAIEDIKRQIQSFANEPTIRQERGEDLEDIQPPVSDISEDLNSLLEETREELDQEPEPAPEEEYSDLDIDSFFDDDLDLPEDGNLSVPDDLFGDDLLSDEPFSDDAFSDSVENQDEDFSDFDLDEVGEIPEIEDSLEEQTDDLDVLENFDDVPDLESSTEDQEDSFGIDNNVEFESKDVTQNDSLDDDLDPSVDTAALAAFDSDMDFSIDDDLAELSANINDPSNDEESSVEEEPPVDGLDITSEPDSPRDLDIDLDDSIDIEEESFDELEDIPEMETSGDLDLDLPDFGEDMGDPGFSDEDFEFSFDEDLSDKPSDSTPDELEEFSLDDPIKEQASTDDDMVFPDFSNDMELDSSSDDEFSIETNISDDFPELASFDSDDDFESNEDDEFDLGDFGSEFGLNEEDDLLSDPGSLNPAMDMSLDKGEQPGEFEISEEEFKKLQRKLGTLPLNLRIAIEEAIGEKDLSTEDNQRIINMLIKDASPKALAKTVGDILGKVIRIPSGFKESGLELDRKRSTLLYNAVHIMLPIIRNAFLLSILTGVLIILGYQFAYRPLKAKNLYTRGYESVLDDDYELGKEDFRLAWNTWKDKSWFYKYAEAYLSRRQYDYAAEKYSQLIQNYPKETNGYLEWAKMASNDRNDYAEAERILKMGLDINRNDYDLKLYLGDNYLEWAYEDPSYFESARRSYAELRQEAGGKNEIWMRMLRLFIRTDNIKEVNRIKDMYLDVPARNLASFGDTWAELGGYLIDRDEISDVESILLKSYEINPSYPETHYELARYFDQIGKEGDEKKALTSALYFFEQSMPLSQRRLPKLVDTHKRIGKLQYDEGDYLSAEQSYGAALNIYEDSKSRGLMSARKEFGEIYKLMGDLNYYVSHDYQTALDYYVEGERNYYQEPEVNYRKGFVYYLQNKFKKSLDEFYDSLDSIENNENLRYAMANTLYRRKDYYAARGYYEGLKKDLEAKYQSIDMLLPEDNPDHEYLVEDLYKVYNNLGVSLVQVSRRMGDNSKKGEAQYYFTKASELIDNLSRDPDSGVREELANLPYVNSRLLLYPQSEADLEIYQDIPRDLQSDQF